The following DNA comes from Oncorhynchus kisutch isolate 150728-3 unplaced genomic scaffold, Okis_V2 scaffold794, whole genome shotgun sequence.
acagcagatagaacgcaggtctacagagacagcagatagaacgcagggctacagagacagcagatagaacgcaggctacagagacagcagatagaacgcagggctacagagacagcagatagaacgcagggctacagagacagcagatagaacgcagggctacagacaGCAGatagatagaacgcagggctacagagacagcagatagaacgcagggctacagagacagcagatagaacgcagggctacagagacagcagatagaacgcagggctacagagacagcagatagaacgcagggctacagagacagcagatagaacgcaggctacagagacagagatagaacgcagggctacagagacagcagatagaacgcagggctacagagacagcagatagaacgcagggctacagagacagcagatagaacgcagggctacagagacagcagatagaacgcaggctacagagacagcagatagaacgcagggctacagagacagcaatagaacgcagggctacagagacagcagatagaacgcagggctacagagacatcagatagaacgcagggctacagagacagcagatagaacgcaggctacagagacagcagatagaacgcagggctacagagacagcagatagaacgcagggctacagagacagcagatagaacgcagggctacagagacagcagatagaacgcaggctACAGAGaccagcagatagaacgcaggctacagagacagcagatagaacgcagggctacagagacagcagatagaaccaggtctacagagacagcagatagaacgcagggctacagagacagcagatagaacgcagggctacagagacagcagatagaacgcagggctacagagacagcaatagaacgcagggctacagagacagcagatagaacgcagggctacagagacagcagatagaacgcaggctcagagacagcagatagaacgcagggctacagagacagcagatagaacgcagggctacagagacagcagatagaacgcagggctacagagacagcagatagaacgcagggctacagaacAGCAGATAGAACAACgcaggctacagagacagcagatagaacgcagggctagagacagcagatagaacgcagggctacagagacagcagatagaaccagggctacagagacagcagatagaacgcagggctacagagacagcagatagaacgcagggctacagagacagcaatagaacgcagggctacagagacagcagatagaacgcagggctacagagacagcagatagaacgcgggctacagagacagcagatagaacgcaggctacagagacagcagatagaacgcagggctacagagacagcaatagaacgcagggctacagagacagcagatagaacgcagggctgaGCCGGGCTCGGACAAGCCTACTTAACAGTTACAGGATGTCATAATACAACGTAACGTTAGTCTCGGGACTACAATACCTTGAGGAGATGAGCCGCCAttatagaacgcagggctacgaCGGTGACCAGAGCAGAGAACCGGTGAGGAACACGAGCAGTAATCATAATAGAACGTAGGGCTCGAGACACAATCTACCAGGAAAGGAAGATGAGCACCAGTTTTCCTACGACGCAGTAGAACGCAGAACAGAGACCCGGTGATAGAACGCATCAGGAAGTCATAATACAGGTAACGTTAGCTCGGACTACATCTACAGAGGAGAATGAGCACCAGGATGCAGTCCTACGACGGTGACCAGAGACAGGACGCAGGGAGGACACAGATAGAAGTCTACAGCACGCAGTTAGAACTAGGGCTACCTTGAAGCAGATAGAACACCAGGAGCTTCCTACGAGCgggtgtagacagagacagagacccgaGAAACACATCAGAAGTCATAAGACACAGTAACGCTCGGACTACAGATACCTTTAAGGATATGGAGCAGGCGCAGGATTTCCTACGACggtgaccagagacagagacccgGTGAGGAACACATCAGGAAGTCATAATACAACGTAACTTAGTCTCGGACTACAATCTACCTTGAAGGAGATGAGCACCAGGATGTTTCCTACGACggtgaccagagacagagacccgGTGAGGAACACGATCAGGAAGTCATAATACAACGTAACGTCTCAGACTACAATCTACATGGAAGGAGATGAGCACCAGGATGTTCCTACGACggtgaccagagacagagacccgTGAGGAACAACGATCAGGAAGTCATAATACAATGTAACGTTAGTCTCGGACTACAATCTACCTTGAAGGAGATGAGCACCAGGATGTTTCCTACGAcgtgaccagagacagagacccgGTGAGGGAACACGATCAGGAAGTCATAATACAACGTTAGTCTCGGACTACAATTCTACCTTGAAGGAGATGAGCACCAGGATGTTCCTACGACGGTGACCAGAGACAGACCCGGTGAGGAACACGATCAGGAAGTCCATAATACAACGTTAGTCTCGGACTACAAATCTACCTTGAAGGAGATGAGCACCAGGAGTTTCCTACGACggtgaccagagacagagacccgGTGAGGAACACGATCAGGAAGTCATAATACAATGTAACGTTAGTTTCGGACTACAATCTACCTTGAAGGAGATGAGCACCAGGATGTTTCCTACGACGGTGACCAAGACAGAGACCCGGTGAGGAAACACGATCAGGAAGTCATAATACAATTGTAACGTTAGTTTCGGACTATAATCTACCTTGAAGGAGATGAAGCAACCAGGACTGTTTCCTAACGACggtgaccagagacagagacccgGTGAGGAACACGATCAGGATGACCTGCCAGATGGTGTGACCTCCCAGAGGGTCATAGGTCACCGTGGGGTCAAGGAGGGAGGCGTTGGACAGGCTGGTCGAAGAAGAAACAAGATTGATTACATTGTAACACTGAAACTGAAATGTATTTCCTTCATCCAAACCCTCATCCAAACCCTCATCCAAACCCTCATccaaaaaaacaaacagagaggTTGTAGGAATGGCTCAGTCACAGTGCAACACCCCTAGAGCAGTTTAGAGGTTATGTCCCATTGTAACACGGAAACTGAAATGTATTTCCTTCATCCAAATCCTCCCGAGACAAACAGACTGAGAGGTTGTAGGAATGGCTCAGTCACAGTGCAACACCAATAGAGCAGTTTAgaggttaagtcccttgctcAAGTGCACAACAGGCAGGATATGGTATCTAGGGTAATGAATTCCAGAAAAACCCAATCCAGTTTCCGGCTCACTCCCTGCAAATTCCCTTCAGAGAGTTAACTCTGGGATTCGGTTTCTAACCCTCTAACCTATACCTGGTCAGGTTGGTGAGGTCCCTGGTAATGGAGTCGTTGTCCAGCACAAGGCCCAGGCCCAGGATGGCGTTGTCGGCGTAGACCCTCAACCCCGGGGAGCTGTTGTTCAGGTACATACTGGGGTCTACAGTGGGGGAAGAGCTGGACGAGTTCAGGTTCAAGGTCATAGCGCTGCCGTCCTGAGGGCATATTCTGGAGACACCTGGGAGAGAAAAGACCATTTGTTTTATATAtactctgagtgtacaaaacattaaagaacacctgctctttccatatggcatagactgaccagggtGAATTCGGGTGAAAGATAtgttcccttattgatgtcacttattaaatccacttcaatcagtgcagatgaagaggaggagacgggttaaagaaggatttttaagcattgagacaattgatTTAAATtcctttgaacgggatatggtagtaggtggaaggcacaccagtttgagtcaagaactgcaacactactgggtttttcatgctcaacagtttcctgtgtgtatcaagaatggtccaccacccaaaggacatccagacaacttgacacaactgtgggaagcaatggagttaacatgggccagcatcccggaggaatgctttcaacaccttgtagggttcatgccccgacgaatttggctgttctgagggcaaaaggggatgcaactcaatattaggaacattttactaatgttttgtacactcactgtatattATTGTGTATTGCATAGacggtgttctttaatggaagcctctccaacataatccaggtggAGCCTGGCATTCCCCAGGGCAACTGTCTAGGCCCCtttactttttaaaatctttactGATGACCTGCCACTGGCCTTAAGTAatgccagagtgtctatgtatgtggatgacttaATATTATACACGTCAGCGACCAcagaaatcactgcaacacttaacaaagagctgcagacAGTTTCATAATGGGTGGCAAAAAATTATATTGTCCTAATAAGATTGTCCTACATACTAAATCGCCgtccatttgacaaatctgaccataattctatgctccttattcctgcttacaagcaaaaactaaagcaggaagtgccAGTGACTCGCTTaaaacggaagtggtcagatgacgcgaaTGCTACGCAAACCAacagttttgctagcacagactaaaatatgttccgggattcatccaatggcattgaggagtatattaCTTCAGTcaaccggcttcatcaataagtgcatcaacaacATGACCGTTTAATTACATATGCCAACCAGAAGCCatcgattacaggcaacattcacactgagctaaaggcttgagctgctgctttcaaggtgcgggactccaacccggaagcctatgagaaattccgctatgccctccatgaaccatcaaacaagcaaagcgccaatacagaactaagattgaatcgtgtacaccggctctgatgctcgtcggatgtggcttaaaaactattacagattacaaagggaagcacagccacgagctgcccagtgaataCGAGCCTACCAGATAAGCTAaaccacttctatgctcgcttcgaggcaagcaacactgaggcatgcatgagagcacaagctgttccagaaatgactgtgtgatcacgctcctCCGTAGCTGACgtgaataagacctttaaacaggtcaacatacacaaggctgcggggccagacggattacaggGATGTGtgctccgagcatgtgctgaccaactggcaggcatcttcactgacattttcaacatgtccctgattgagtctgtgataccaacatgtttcaagcagaccatcctAGTCCCTGTGCCGAAGAAtactaaggcaacctgcctaaatgactacaggcccgtagcactcaagtccgtagccatgaagtgcattgaaaggctggtaattgctcacatcaacatcattatcccagaaacccttcaatttgcataccgctcaaacagatccacagatgatgcaatctatctatctcactccacactgccctttcccacctggacaaaaggaacacctacgtgagaatgctattcattgactacagctcagcgttcaacacaatagtgccctcaaagctcatcactaagctaaggatcctgggactaaacacctccctctgcaactggatcctggacttcctgacgagccgctcccaggtggtgagggtagacaacaacacatctgccatgctgatcctcaacactggagcccctcaggggtgcattctcagtcccctcctgtactccctgttcacccacgactgcatggccaggcacgactcaaacaccattaagtttgcagacgacacaacagtggttggcctgatctCCGACAACGACGAGGAGGTCAGcgacctggccaggtggtgccagaataacaacctatccctcaacataattAAGACAACCTTTCCCTCATCGTGATCAAGactaaagagatgattgtggaccacaggaaaaggaggacagagcacatccccattctcatcgatgaggctgtagtggagcaggttgagagcttcaagttccctggtatccacatcatcaacaaactagaatggtccaaacacaccaagacagtcatgaagagttaaattaaattaaaaagagggcatgacaaaacctattcccctcaggagactgaaaagatttggcatgggtcctcagatcctcaaaaggttctacagctgcaacatcgagagcatcctgacaggttgcatcactgcctggtactgcAAGTCCTCGGcttccgactgcaaggcactacagagggtggtgcataAGGCCACTTAAATCACTGTGGCTAAAGCTGCCTGTCAtctaggacctctacaccaggtggtgtcagaggaaggccctaaaaattgtcaaagaccccaaccaccccagtcatagactgttctctctgctaccgcatggcaaatctaggaccaaaaggcttctcaacagcttttacctacaagccataagactcctgaacaggtaataaaatggctacccggactagttgctgggctatctgcattgtgtcccaccaacccctcttttacgctgctgctactctgtttctctgtttctcatcTAGTAGTCACTTTaatgatacctacatgtacatagtacctcaattagcccgactaacctgtgcccccgcacattgactctgtactggtagtcacaatattgtctcatcgctgcaactcgccaacgggctcaggagaggtgaaggtcgagtatATTGGCCTCCTTACTGTTATTTTAACAGTTAAAAAAAACCAGAATACCTATTTACataatacctattttttacttaaaaattgctTAGGGGCTAGGTTAGTAATCATTTCACTTTAAGATCTACACCTGTCGTATTCGGCGCTCCAGCCTCCTCCAGTCTTTCCCCTTCAAgagaaattctaaataaattcaCATTCACTATTGAAGCCAAATCCTCATCCTTTACCCTTTGGCTAGAGATCATGTCCCGAGCAATTTTGGATCTTTTGACTGCCAGAACGTAATCTGAGCCATGAGAGACAGACCTAGCCAATATACCACTTCACCTCTAGCTGCTGTATTCTCCATGTGTGACCACCAGAGGAGTTCTGCCCCGCAATGCACCATGGGTAGCGGGCGGCGAGGTTCACACCTGTCACCTACTTCATCCTTCAGCCACAGGTtactattggtcacatacacagtaGAGATCAGCCAATCACAGTTTGAGAGGATAACTACCTCCCTGGTACCCCTGCTCATAACCTTGCCTTGCCTCCCGCCCTCCCACAGTGGCTTCTGGGAAACCATCTGTTAAGCCATAGACGAGGCCCCAGAATCCCAGAGACAACCCCTTCGACTGGCTGCATATTCTGTCCCTGCTTTAAACcactgagggatagagagggagagcgaacatgagagagagagagagagagagagagagagaggagagagagacagagagagaacaagagagagagagagagagagagagagagagaagagaaagggagagagatagagagaacgagagagagagagagagagagagagagagagagagagagagagagagagagagagagagagagagagagagagagagagagagagagagagagagagagagagagagagagagagagagagagagagagagagagagagagagagaacgagagagagaaagtgcaagagagaaaaatagagcgaaatggagagggggaaaagagagagagagagaaatggagaaagaggggggaagagagagagagagagaaatggagaaagaggggggaagagagaacaCGAGAGAAAGACGGATCAAATAGATGTAATTAGTGCTGTTTGATATAAGAGGTTCGAAATTCATTTGATATCACTAAAGGGCCGTTCTAAACCAGCCGAAGGTTTTAGGAAAGAATGAAGGATGCGATTACAAAACACCAGAGTGCCTTCTATTCCTCTTTAGTTCCCCtctcaaacaaacacaaacaaaaaggATATTTCAGGCCTCTGAGTGACAACGCTCTGTGGGCACAACACAACAAGGCACAGCGTTGCCATGATCATGTAATTGATCTCAATCAGAGCTGACGGGAACTGTGACAGCTGGTGAGAGATACTCAGAGCTGTGTGATTACCTCAGAGGAGGCCAGTAGGATGGAACACCAATCTGTGGTGTAGATCACTACTCCCCACACAGAGGAGGCCAGTAGGATGGAACACCAATCTGTGGTGTAGATCACTACTCCCCACACAGAGGCCAGTAGGATGGAACACCAATCTGTGGTGTGGATCACTACTCCCCACACAGAGGAGGCCAGTAGGATGGAACACCAATCTGTGGTGTAGATCACTACTCCCCACACAGAGGAGGCCAGTAGGATGGAACACCAATCTGTGGTGTGGCTCACTACTCCccacacagaggaggacagtaaGATGGAACACCAATCTGTGGTGTAGATCACTACTCCCCACACAGAGGAGGCCAGTAGGATGGAACACCAATCTGTGGTGTGGCTCACTACTCCCCACACAGAGGCCAGTAGGATGGAACACCAATCTGTGGTGTAGATCACTACTCCCCACACAGAGGAGGCCAGTAGGATGGAACACCAATCTGTGGTGTGTGTTCACTACTCCCCACACAGAGGAGGCCAGTAGGATGGAACACCAATCTGTGGTGTAGATCACTACTCCCCACACAGAGGAGGCCAGTAGGATGGAACACCAATCTGTGGTGTAGATCACTACTCCCCACACAGAGGAGGCCAGTAGGATGGAACACCAATCTGTGGTGTAGATCACTACTCCCCACTCAGAGGAGGCCAGTAGGATGGAACACCAATCTGTGGTGTGGATCACTACTCCCCACACAGAGGAGGCCAGTAGGATGGAACACCAATCTGTGGTGTAGATCACTACTCCCCACACAGAGGAGGCCAGTAGGATGGAACACCAATCTGTGGTGTAAGATCACTACTCCCCACACAGAGGAGGCCGGTAGGATGGAACACCAATCTGTGGTGTGGATCACTACTCAGCGTCCAGGCTACCACATCATAGCTCAGCGTCCAGGCTACCACATCATAGCGCAGCGTCCAGGCTACCACATCATAGCTCAGCGTCCAGGCTACCACATCATAGCTCAGCGTCCAGGCTACCACATCATAGCTCAGCGTCCAGGATACCACATCATAGCACAGTGTCCAGACTACCCCATCATAGCGCAGCATCCAGGTTTCCACATCATAGCGCAGTGTCCAGGCTACCAAATCATAGCACAGCGTCCAGGTTTCCACATCATAGCGCAGCGTCCAGGCTACCACATCATAGCACAGCGTCCAGGTTTCCACATCATATCTCAGCGTCCAGGCTACCACATCATAGCACAGTGTCCAGACTACCCCATCATAGCGCAGCATCCAGGTTTCCACATCATAGCGCAGCGTCCAGGCTACCACATCATAGCACAGCGTCCAGGTTTCCACATCATAGTGCAGCGTCCAGGCTACCACATCATAGCACAGTGTCCAGACTACCCCATCATAGCGCAGCATCCAGGTTTCCACATCATAGCGCAGCATCAGACCATTGGCAGACCAATGGGgaagcgcacaattggctcagcgttgtccgggttaggggagcaTTTGGccaggcagggatgttcttgtcccattgcgctctagcgactcctgtagcGGGCCGGGCacaatgcatgctgacacggtcgccaggtgtacagtgttttctccaacacattggtgcggctcgcttccgggttaagtgggaattctgtcaagaagcagtgcggcttggctgggttgtgtttcggaggacgcacagctttcgacctttgcctcttccgagtccgtacgggaattgcagcgacgagacaagacagtaactaccaattgggtacgatgaaatttgggagaaaaaagggggtaacATTTTTTTTACTATTAATATTTAGCTTTGGTAGTGcggagagcctccgtgacacaggGAAGGACAGTCTCGGTTGAGGGAGCCGTCCTACAGCCTGTCTTGTTAGAAGATGgttctgagagagataatgagagagttggtcagagacactcaagtgttttagaaaGAAAAGAAACGGGATATAAAGGTCTAtagttgttgatgttgatgatgagtcaagtgttggtttcttgaggaggagagaaacttaggccattttgaagtcagaagGGTCGcaaccagtggtcagggatgagttgatgagggaaatgagaaggtctccagagatggtctggggAGAAGGGGATGGGGTCGGGCAGGCCAGATCTCATTAGTTGCAGGATgtcatctgaggagagagaggggagaaagaggtcaaggagtagggtagttctgtgtgagtgagaccagtggactcaataggctgagtgaatgagtagaGGATGTCCACTTTATTTTCAAAGTTGCTGACAAAGCCGTcctcagagagggaggagggagggggagggctggGCTTCTCAGGCTCTGTACACTCTTAGATTaaatcctacctggcaggccgcttCTAACCAGGTGACGTTGAAAGGATTaatgagggaggagatggtggaaaAGAGTTTCCTAGATAGAGGGGTAGAATGTGGCTTTAGCAGAGGATAGGggaagagaagatggagaggagggagtgaaaggatgataggtcctctgGAAGTTAAGTTTTCCTCCATTTCCCCTCAGCTGTCCGCCACCCTATAAGCttgcaatgagtcactcagccacagagcaggaggggagggccgagccggccgggaggaaaggggacagtgcgagtc
Coding sequences within:
- the LOC109883298 gene encoding muscarinic acetylcholine receptor M3-like — its product is MTLNLNSSSSSPTVDPSMYLNNSSPGLRVYADNAILGLGLVLDNDSITRDLTNLTSLSNASLLDPTVTYDPLGGHTIWQVILIVFLTGSLSLVTVVRKQSWLLHLLQGNILVLISFK